A stretch of DNA from Mucilaginibacter daejeonensis:
CAATGTCAAATATGTCGGTCACCTTTTCGGGCATGGTGCGATCATACACATGGTAGCCGTAGGCTTTATTAAAGATCACCTTACCATCCTTGGCTACCAGCACCACAAAGCCTGGGGTAGCCTGGTCGTTGATCGCTTCTTTAGCTATGTTATCGATCGGCAGCAGGTTATCAGCTTTAATACCCACTGATTCCGGTACGCTATAGCCTAAACGCGTTTTGGCGGTCAGGAAGCCTGACCCTGCCTTGTATTTAGCCGAAGCGGTGGTCTGGGTCTTCTGCGTGATGGCCACCCCACCGAACACCGCCTGCGCAGCGTATTCTGCAGATACATTAGATATACGGGTACTCCAGATGATCGGGATATCCAACCCATCGAACTTGTTGAGCGATGTGCCTATTCCCCAATACACGATCACCATTTTACGCAACTTATCGTTGGTCCTGATCAGTTCAAAAAGCTGCTCATTGCCCATATCACGCTCCGTCACCTGCACGATCAGCGTTTTGTACATCTTTAAGTTATCAGTAAGCGTATTGATGTTCTTGTACGTCAGTGCATTGAAGGTAGTGACCTTAGAATACTTGTTCAGCAAGCTGTCAAATGCGGCACCGTACTCATTATTGAAGCGGATGCTGGCAAATTGCCCCCTGTCCAGGTCCTGAAGGGGAACAACGTTCTGCTCATTGTTGAACAAAAAGGTCGAACGTTCAACTTCTTTCTCTTCAGTAAGGTAAGCAGGACCACTAACCACCAAGGGTGGGTTCTGCGCACATGCGGTTTGTAAAATGACGATACCCGATAACAGCCCAATTAACCAGCTGTATTTACTTCTTCTCATAAACTTTCTCACCATTCACAAATGTCTTCAGCACTTTAACATTCGGCAGATCTGCCCCTTTGGCTTTCATAATATCCTGATCCAATATCACAAAGTCGGCGTATTTACCTACCTCTAAACTACCTTTTTCCTGCTCTTCAAAATTTGAACGCGCGGCCCAGATGGTCATCCCTCTCAGGGCTTCTACCCTATCCAGCGCATTCTCTTTTTGAAAGCCACCCGATGGTTGACCTTTCAGGTCCTTACGCTCGGTGGCCGCATAAAAGGTATATAACGGGTTAATGTTCTCGACCGGCATATCGGTACCCAGCGGCATCCAGCCGTTCTGTTTAAGGAGTTGTTTGTAGGCATAGGCGCTCTTTAACCTTGCGCCAAGCCGGGTACCTGCCCACGACATATCTGACGTGGCGTGGGTAGGCTGCACAGATGGCACCACGTTGTACTCGCCAAAATACTTCAGGTCTTGCGGGTCTACCACCTGGGCGTGCTCGATGCGCCAGCGGCGGTCGTTCTTCCCTTTCAGAACATTCGCATATATCTTCAGGATGCTGCGGTTGGCCGAATCACCGATGGCATGTGTACACATCTGGAAACCTTTGGCGGCGATGCGTTGGGCAACATCTTCAAAATGTTTCTGGTCGCTTAGCAGGAAGCCTTTCCAACCTTTTTTATCACTATAGTCATGCAGCAGACAGGCGCCACGAGAACCTAAGGCACCATCGGCATATACCTTGAACGAGCGTACGTTCAGCATGGGCGTTTTGTATACGCCGCGCTTGAACAGGTAGGCAATGTTATCCTCATTGTCAGACAGCATCACATACATGCGCATTTTGAGCGCTTGTTTATGCTGTAATTGGGCGATCACGCTTACCAAAGGGTAATCAAGTCCGCAGTCATCCACGGTGGTAAGCCCTACGGCAAAACAATTTTGTTGTGCGCCAAGCAGGCCAGCCTCTACCTGCTGGTCGGTAGGTTGAGGGATCTTGCGGGTCACTAAACCTACGGCATTATCGATCAGGATGCCGGTCAGCTTTTGATCGGCCACTTCTATTTCACCGCCCGTTATCTTTTGGCCGGGTTTGATGCCGGCTATATTCAGGGCCGCCTGGTTGGCAATGGCCGCATGTCCATCCACGCGGCTCAGGATCACTGGCCTGATAGGGAATAGCGAATCCAGTTTAGCTTTATTGGGGAAGCGTTTGTCCTGCCAGTCGTTCTGGTCCCAGCCACGGCCTATGATCCAGCCGTCGGGGTTATGGGTAGCATAGTTCTGTACGGAGTCAAGGATGTCGTTCCAGCTTTTGGTACCTACTACGTTCACTTCTTGTAAGCTAAGGCCATAACGGTAAAAGTGAGTATGGGCATCAATAAAACCCGGATACACCGGCTTGCCTTTGGCATCGATCACCTCGCGGGCCAGGTAGATCTTTTCGAGGCTATCGGTGTTACCCAAACCAACGATCTTACCGCCGCTTACCACAAAAGCTTCGGTGGTGCTGAACACGCTATCTACCGTATATACTTTGGCATTTTTAACAAAGAGGTCGGCGTTGTACTCTTTCTGCTTACAGGAGGCCAAAGCCAGCAGTAGCAGCGCAGGCCATAATTTCTTCATAGGGACGAGCTAAAATTAAAAGCAGTTGAACCGCCTACAGTAAACCTCACAATTACAGAGCATTAACCCGTAATAAATGAGCTGTAAGCGCTTTTTATCTACATATATACAATTTTTCAAAGGTAAAGTTATGGCGCCAAATATTTAATTTAGCGCCTCGAAATTTAGGGGGTCGTTGGATGTCAGATATAATACAGCTATTACCGGATGCAGTTGCCAACCAGATAGCCGCAGGCGAAGTAGTGCAGCGGCCGGCTTCTGCGGTAAAGGAGCTGATCGAGAACGCCATCGACTCGGGGGCCGATAAGATACAGCTGATCCTGAAGGACGCCGGTAAGGCGCTGATCCAGGTGATCGACAACGGTTGCGGCATGAGCGCCACCGATGCCCGCATGTGCTTCGAGCGACATGCCACCTCTAAGATCCGCAAGGCCGAAGATCTTTTTGCCATACGCACTATGGGTTTCCGGGGTGAGGCCATGGCATCCATCGCAGCGATCGCTCAGGTGGAGATGAAGACCCGCCGCCATGAGGACGAGCTGGGGTCATGCATTGTTATAGAAGGTTCGGAAGTGATGAGTCAGGAGCCGGTTGGCGCCAGTGCAGGTACTTCTACATCGGTTAAGAACCTTTTTTACAACACCCCCGCCCGTCGTAATTTTTTAAAGAGCAACCCCGTAGAGTTGCGCCACATCATCGATGAGTTTCAGCGGGTGGCCCTGGCACATCCCGAGATATTTTTCACTATGCACCATGATGGTCAGGAGGTTTTCCACCTGCCCGCAGCGCCGTTAAAGCAGCGCATCGTGCATTTGCTGGGCAACAATTATAACCAGCGCCTGGTACCGGTAGAGGAAGATACCACGATCATCAAACTATATGGATTTGTTGGCAAGCCTGAGTTCGCTAAACGGACGCGTGGCGAGCAGTTCTTTTTTGTGAACAACCGCTTCATCAAGGACAATTACCTCAACCACGCGGTAATGACCGCTTATGAGGAGTTGTTACCTGAGGACACCTACCCGCTGTACGTGCTGTTCATTGACATTGACCCGAGCAAGATCGATATTAACGTACATCCCACCAAGACCGAGATCAAATATCAGGACGAGAAG
This window harbors:
- a CDS encoding amidohydrolase; the protein is MKKLWPALLLLALASCKQKEYNADLFVKNAKVYTVDSVFSTTEAFVVSGGKIVGLGNTDSLEKIYLAREVIDAKGKPVYPGFIDAHTHFYRYGLSLQEVNVVGTKSWNDILDSVQNYATHNPDGWIIGRGWDQNDWQDKRFPNKAKLDSLFPIRPVILSRVDGHAAIANQAALNIAGIKPGQKITGGEIEVADQKLTGILIDNAVGLVTRKIPQPTDQQVEAGLLGAQQNCFAVGLTTVDDCGLDYPLVSVIAQLQHKQALKMRMYVMLSDNEDNIAYLFKRGVYKTPMLNVRSFKVYADGALGSRGACLLHDYSDKKGWKGFLLSDQKHFEDVAQRIAAKGFQMCTHAIGDSANRSILKIYANVLKGKNDRRWRIEHAQVVDPQDLKYFGEYNVVPSVQPTHATSDMSWAGTRLGARLKSAYAYKQLLKQNGWMPLGTDMPVENINPLYTFYAATERKDLKGQPSGGFQKENALDRVEALRGMTIWAARSNFEEQEKGSLEVGKYADFVILDQDIMKAKGADLPNVKVLKTFVNGEKVYEKK
- the mutL gene encoding DNA mismatch repair endonuclease MutL; its protein translation is MSDIIQLLPDAVANQIAAGEVVQRPASAVKELIENAIDSGADKIQLILKDAGKALIQVIDNGCGMSATDARMCFERHATSKIRKAEDLFAIRTMGFRGEAMASIAAIAQVEMKTRRHEDELGSCIVIEGSEVMSQEPVGASAGTSTSVKNLFYNTPARRNFLKSNPVELRHIIDEFQRVALAHPEIFFTMHHDGQEVFHLPAAPLKQRIVHLLGNNYNQRLVPVEEDTTIIKLYGFVGKPEFAKRTRGEQFFFVNNRFIKDNYLNHAVMTAYEELLPEDTYPLYVLFIDIDPSKIDINVHPTKTEIKYQDEKAIYAIIRSAVKRSLGRYNITPTLDFEQDNSIEQMITAKPLEDITPPSISFNPNFNPFDTPSKSQERSRESSSYQPNPYKGGIPQNWETLYEITRQYDAPRQQEILPDDSFEVDNQAVSKPSEHQLFQIHNRYILSQIKSGFMLIDQQAAHERILYERFLQQLQNHSGTSQQSLFPQSVTLNASDFTLLMELLPDIKALGFDIREFGKNTVVVDGIPADVNSTNEHHLLERLLEGFKNDLAILKLDKRDALARTLARNAATKTGARLTLEEMNLLIDQLFACQMPNIALNGKPVISTFTMAELAERFGR